In the genome of Vicinamibacteria bacterium, the window AGAAGTCTTCGATCGCCGCGCCTTCCTTCAAGAATTCGGGATTGGAAACGACGTTGAAAGGGTGTCTGGTGAACTTGGCGATCGTATCGCGCACCCGCCGGTTCGTTCCGATGGGAACCGTGCTCTTGAGGACCACGATCTTCTCCTCGTTCATGGCCCGGCCGATGCCCTCGGCGACGGCAATCACGTGCGACATGTCCGCCGAGCCATCCTCTCCGGAAGGAGTTCCCACGGCGACGAACAGGATCTTCGAGGAGCGCACCGCCGAGTCGAAGTCGGTCGTGTACGAGAGCCGTTCTTCGACGACGTTGCGCTTGACGAGCTCCTCGAGCCCCGGCTCGTAAATCGGGATTTCCCCCCGGCGGAGCCTCTCGATCTTGGCCTCGTCGATGTCCACGGCGATGATGTGGTTTCCGTTCTCCGCAAGACAGGCCGACACCACGAGGCCCACGTAACCCGTTCCTACCACAGATATCTTCATGAGCTCGAATTCTCCAGACTGGTGGGGGCCGAACCCAATTATGTTACACGGAGGCTGGCTTCGAAGCGAGCGTTTCGGAAGGGTGGTTCACCAAACTTACCCAAGGCGTGACTCCCATCCACGGATCTGCGGTCGCGCAGGGGACGACCCGGGGGGGACGGAGGCAGCCCCGCCTCTCGGCAGCGAGACGAGCGTCTCCCGGGGCGACTTTTCCCGCGATCGGGGCTAACATGCCACTCGTGTCGCTCTCAGTGCTCTCGAACCTGGCGGGTGGCGTCGGATGAGCTCCCCGCTCGTAATCGGAATCGACTTTCGACCGGCTCTCTCTCGGGCGACTGGCGTGGGCCGCTACTTTCAGGGTCTCGTGAGCGGCCTTGCGAGCGTCGACGGTGAGAACCACTATGTTCTCTTCTCGAGCTCGCTCAAGGAACGGCCCAGAGTCGAGAGACGTCCTCCGAATTTCGAGTTGGTCGACCGGCGATTCCCCGTTCGAGCTCTCAACGCGGCGTGGCATCGCGCCGGCTTCCCCCCGCTCGATTGGGTGACGGGCCGTTCGATCGACGTGGCCCACTCTCCGACTCCGCTTCTCCTTCCTTCCCTCCGGGGTCGATCGGTCGTCACGATTTGCGACCTGTTCTTTCTCGATCATCCCGAGGCGACGAGCCGGGAGATCCGTAGGGACTACGCCTCCCTTATTCGCTCCCACGTAAAGCGAGCCGACGCCGTACTCGCGATCTCGGAGACCACCGCCTCCGATGTCATGCGTCGGCTGGACGTCGCTCCCGAGCGGCTCTTCATCGTGCACGCCGGAGTCGATGAAAGCTTCCTGTACGAGACCGAGGAGAACCTCGAGAGCGAGAGGCCCTATTTGCTCATGGTGGCCACCGAGGATCCCCGCAAGAACGTAACGACGCTTCTCGAAGCACTCGCAAGACTCAAGGAGCGAGGCTTCGACGGCAGCTTGAAGATCGCGGGCAGCCCCGGGCTCGACACCCCTCGGATCCTCGACCGGATCGAGAAACTGGGGCTCACCGGCATGGTCGAGAGACTCGGCTACGTCGAGAGCTCGAAGCTGCCCAACCTTTACCGGCGAGCCCGCTGCCTGGTCGCGCCGTCCCTTTGGGAAGGCTTTGGGCTACCCCTTCTCGAGGCGATGGCGAGCGGGACGCCGGCCGTCGCGTCCGAGATCCCGGTCCATCGGGAGGTCGCGGGGGATGCCGCCCTCTACTATCCACCCGAGGATCCCGGGGCACTGGCCCAAGCGATCGAGCGAGTCTGGCTCGACGAGGCCCTTCGTGACCGGCTCATCGACGCGGGCTCACGGCGCGCATCCCTCTTTACCTGGGCGGCGTCGGCCCGAAAGGCCATCGCAATGTACCAGAGCCTCGCCTGATGGAGCTCACCGTCGTCATCGTCAGCTACAATGCCCGAGCGGAGCTCGAAAAGTGCCTCGCGGCGCTGTT includes:
- a CDS encoding UDP-glucose/GDP-mannose dehydrogenase family protein, with translation MKISVVGTGYVGLVVSACLAENGNHIIAVDIDEAKIERLRRGEIPIYEPGLEELVKRNVVEERLSYTTDFDSAVRSSKILFVAVGTPSGEDGSADMSHVIAVAEGIGRAMNEEKIVVLKSTVPIGTNRRVRDTIAKFTRHPFNVVSNPEFLKEGAAIEDFLRPDRVVIGTDDERVAAVMEELYRPFVRTGNPVMVMDPESAELTKYAANAMLATRISFMNEMARLCEKVGADVAQLRRAVGADRRIGHAFLFPGVGYGGSCFPKDIRALLRTARDVGMDLALVDATERVNSRQKMFLLEKIRDYFANDLNGKTVAVWGL
- a CDS encoding glycosyltransferase family 1 protein → MSSPLVIGIDFRPALSRATGVGRYFQGLVSGLASVDGENHYVLFSSSLKERPRVERRPPNFELVDRRFPVRALNAAWHRAGFPPLDWVTGRSIDVAHSPTPLLLPSLRGRSVVTICDLFFLDHPEATSREIRRDYASLIRSHVKRADAVLAISETTASDVMRRLDVAPERLFIVHAGVDESFLYETEENLESERPYLLMVATEDPRKNVTTLLEALARLKERGFDGSLKIAGSPGLDTPRILDRIEKLGLTGMVERLGYVESSKLPNLYRRARCLVAPSLWEGFGLPLLEAMASGTPAVASEIPVHREVAGDAALYYPPEDPGALAQAIERVWLDEALRDRLIDAGSRRASLFTWAASARKAIAMYQSLA